From one Triticum urartu cultivar G1812 chromosome 3, Tu2.1, whole genome shotgun sequence genomic stretch:
- the LOC125547478 gene encoding keratin-associated protein 5-9-like → MAAGGASFLAAVAVFSMLIMSSLGNPKPLCSDCGTLCSTNCNAEANTSCNASGNCYNPRADCQKQVFDGCTRDGFCCSSNGTCTCDCNTVAQERCSSVTDGSVRCDSCKRAMFDQCYPTCVSDCNTKCKKKGCDA, encoded by the coding sequence ATGGCTGCAGGTGGAGCTTCCTTTCTTGCTGCTGTTGCTGTTTTCTCCATGCTGATTATGTCGTCCCTGGGGAATCCGAAGCCTTTATGCAGTGACTGTGGGACGTTGTGCAGTACCAACTGCAACGCGGAGGCTAACACCTCCTGCAACGCCAGCGGTAACTGTTACAACCCTCGGGCGGACTGCCAGAAGCAGGTTTTCGATGGCTGCACCAGAGATGGTTTCTGCTGCAGCAGCAACGGCACCTGCACTTGTGACTGCAACACTGTAGCTCAAGAACGTTGCAGCAGCGTCACCGACGGCTCTGTACGTTGTGATTCTTGCAAGCGTGCCATGTTCGACCAGTGCTATCCCACCTGTGTCAGTGACTGCAACACCAAGTGCAAGAAGAAAGGGTGCGACGCATAG